The Sinomicrobium kalidii genome contains a region encoding:
- a CDS encoding stage II sporulation protein M: MREVAFIKQNKEKWLNFEKAVFNRQFKNPDELATLYIHIINDLSYAQTYYPKSKVITYLNQLAARAFQRIYRTKRQDTNRFLYFFRTEIPLVVYQYRRYFAYAFILFFTFAAIGAVSAAHDDTFVRLILGDNYVNMTLENIANGDPVAVYKSGSNWGGFIGITINNIYVGMRAFVYGIFGGLGTGWILLQNGIMLGAFQYMFQAEGVLWESVRGIWIHGAMEIFAIVVTGASGLILGAGILFPATYSRKVSFKMAFKDGVKILLSTFPFFVFAGFLEGFVTRYSDVMPNGLSVAIILATLSIITFYYIFYPFIVIKKTASHL, encoded by the coding sequence ATGAGAGAAGTTGCCTTCATAAAGCAAAATAAGGAAAAATGGCTCAACTTTGAAAAGGCTGTTTTTAACCGTCAGTTTAAAAACCCGGATGAGCTGGCCACTTTATACATTCACATCATCAATGACCTGTCGTATGCCCAGACCTATTACCCGAAGAGCAAGGTCATTACTTATCTGAACCAGCTTGCCGCCCGGGCATTTCAGAGGATTTACCGGACCAAGCGGCAGGACACCAATCGTTTTCTGTATTTTTTCCGGACGGAAATACCTCTGGTGGTTTACCAATACAGAAGGTATTTTGCTTATGCCTTTATTCTCTTTTTTACCTTTGCAGCCATAGGAGCAGTTTCGGCAGCCCATGACGATACGTTTGTGCGGCTTATCCTCGGGGACAACTACGTGAACATGACTCTGGAAAACATAGCGAACGGCGACCCGGTGGCCGTGTACAAAAGCGGAAGTAACTGGGGAGGCTTTATAGGGATTACCATCAATAATATTTACGTGGGGATGCGTGCCTTTGTTTACGGTATATTCGGCGGACTGGGCACAGGGTGGATACTGTTACAAAACGGTATTATGCTGGGAGCTTTTCAGTATATGTTCCAGGCTGAAGGAGTGCTGTGGGAAAGTGTCCGGGGAATCTGGATACACGGCGCCATGGAAATATTTGCCATCGTGGTCACGGGGGCTTCAGGGCTGATCCTCGGAGCGGGAATACTCTTTCCCGCTACCTATTCCCGGAAAGTTTCTTTTAAAATGGCATTTAAGGACGGTGTAAAAATCCTGCTCAGTACTTTTCCGTTCTTTGTTTTTGCAGGATTCCTGGAAGGTTTTGTTACCCGTTATTCGGATGTCATGCCCAATGGCCTGTCTGTAGCGATCATCCTGGCCACTCTTAGTATTATTACATTCTATTATATCTTCTACCCTTTTATAGTAATCAAAAAAACGGCATCACATCTATGA
- a CDS encoding YjjG family noncanonical pyrimidine nucleotidase has translation MSQNNHWKDNSKITDVFFDLDHTLWDFERNSALAFTRILKEYRLGIPPADFLEVYTPVNRQYWKKYREGKITQEELRRQRLHYTFVALGRPVENELVDKLAEDYIRYLPDYNHLFNHTEDILTYLKPRYRLHIITNGFEQVQDKKLANAGIGTYFIHVVNSETAGVKKPHPAIFKHALEKAGTIPQNAVMIGDDLEADVMGAINTGMSAIHYNTRNEMREDGIVTINNLLEIKNYL, from the coding sequence ATGTCACAGAACAATCACTGGAAGGATAACAGCAAAATAACCGATGTCTTTTTTGACCTTGATCATACCCTTTGGGATTTTGAGCGGAATTCTGCCCTGGCTTTCACGCGTATACTGAAAGAATATCGTCTGGGAATCCCTCCTGCGGATTTTCTGGAGGTCTACACCCCGGTCAACCGGCAATACTGGAAAAAATACCGCGAAGGCAAAATAACCCAGGAAGAATTGCGCCGGCAGCGATTGCACTATACGTTTGTTGCCCTGGGGCGGCCTGTAGAAAATGAACTTGTAGATAAATTGGCTGAAGATTATATCCGGTACCTTCCGGACTATAACCATTTGTTTAACCATACCGAAGATATACTGACGTACCTGAAACCGAGATACAGGTTGCATATTATCACCAACGGGTTTGAACAAGTACAGGATAAAAAGCTGGCCAATGCCGGGATAGGCACCTATTTTATTCATGTTGTAAATTCGGAAACGGCAGGGGTGAAAAAGCCGCATCCGGCCATTTTTAAGCATGCTCTGGAAAAGGCCGGGACAATTCCCCAAAACGCGGTGATGATTGGTGATGATCTTGAAGCAGACGTTATGGGCGCTATCAATACGGGCATGTCGGCCATTCACTATAACACCCGGAACGAAATGCGGGAGGACGGGATCGTTACGATCAATAATCTCCTTGAAATAAAAAACTACTTATGA
- a CDS encoding trimeric intracellular cation channel family protein: protein MFYFIIDLLGVVAFAISGVLAALHKKLDIFGVFIIAFVTAVGGGTIRDIIIGIEPVTWLQNNAYMYTIIITVIVALIFKEKLKYMRTSLFLFDTIGIGLYTLVGVEKGVAADLSAVMCIALGTITACFGGVVRDILCNDIPVIFHREIYATACVAGGGAYFLLGFLPIPEDILFILSILIVITIRLLAVKFKLALPSIYKK from the coding sequence ATGTTTTATTTTATAATAGATCTTCTCGGAGTGGTGGCTTTTGCCATTTCGGGTGTCCTTGCGGCTTTACACAAAAAACTGGATATTTTCGGGGTTTTTATCATTGCCTTTGTCACGGCAGTCGGAGGGGGGACGATCAGGGATATTATTATAGGGATAGAACCTGTCACCTGGTTGCAGAACAATGCATATATGTATACTATTATTATCACTGTTATTGTAGCATTGATATTTAAGGAGAAATTAAAATACATGAGAACTTCCCTGTTTCTTTTCGATACCATTGGAATCGGTCTGTACACCCTGGTGGGCGTGGAAAAAGGTGTGGCGGCAGACCTGAGCGCAGTAATGTGTATTGCCCTGGGAACAATTACAGCCTGTTTCGGAGGGGTGGTACGGGATATTCTCTGCAACGACATTCCGGTGATCTTCCACAGGGAAATTTATGCTACGGCCTGTGTGGCGGGCGGAGGAGCTTATTTTTTATTGGGATTCCTGCCTATTCCGGAAGACATCCTTTTCATCCTTTCCATTTTAATTGTGATTACCATAAGACTGCTGGCCGTAAAGTTTAAACTTGCACTGCCCAGTATTTATAAAAAGTGA
- a CDS encoding TetR/AcrR family transcriptional regulator — protein sequence MQTERKKGARERIVETATYLFHTQGYNATGINQVIREASVAKASLYQHFESKEDLAIAYLKQRHISWFARLEDYVKNDQENTVLSAFRFICYMNERENYRGCSFLNILSEIPANNTRILAVIREHKCDLRDFFRKLLPEEEEQLTDTVYLLFESAIMESRMFRDNWPVQRAVEIVQSLLK from the coding sequence ATGCAAACTGAAAGAAAAAAAGGAGCCAGGGAAAGGATCGTGGAAACCGCCACATATTTATTCCACACCCAGGGATACAATGCCACCGGGATCAACCAGGTGATCAGGGAGGCGTCCGTAGCCAAGGCCAGCCTCTATCAGCATTTCGAATCTAAAGAGGACCTTGCCATAGCGTACCTGAAGCAGAGACACATTTCCTGGTTTGCCAGACTGGAAGATTATGTGAAAAACGATCAGGAGAATACGGTCCTTTCGGCTTTCCGCTTTATTTGCTACATGAATGAAAGGGAGAACTACCGCGGATGCAGCTTTTTAAATATTTTGTCTGAAATTCCGGCAAATAATACGCGTATACTGGCCGTTATCCGGGAACATAAGTGTGATTTGCGCGATTTTTTCCGGAAGTTACTCCCGGAAGAGGAAGAGCAGCTTACAGATACGGTTTACCTGCTTTTTGAAAGTGCCATCATGGAAAGCAGGATGTTCCGTGACAACTGGCCCGTGCAAAGGGCCGTGGAAATCGTACAATCATTATTAAAATAA
- a CDS encoding RDD family protein, with the protein MAELQINTTQNVNISFTAASVGERMLAYFVDMLIKIAYVVVIYQIMFRLLGLDRILSGMDQWSQIAVGLLFFLPFMCYTLLFESLLEGQTPGKRLLRIKVVKIDGYQASFPDYLIRWFLRIADINMLGGIVALVSIAMSNKSQRLGDMTAGTSVISLKNNVTIDHTILENIQEGYQPVYPTVIRLSDNDVRIIKETFLAAKKSRDKNIMLKLKIKIEEVIQAKAEEADVNSFIDRVLKDYNYFTQKM; encoded by the coding sequence ATGGCAGAACTGCAAATCAATACCACCCAGAACGTAAATATCAGTTTTACGGCTGCCTCTGTAGGAGAACGTATGCTGGCTTATTTTGTTGATATGCTCATAAAGATTGCCTATGTGGTGGTCATATACCAGATAATGTTCAGGTTACTGGGGCTTGACCGGATTTTGAGCGGGATGGATCAATGGTCGCAAATTGCCGTGGGGTTGCTGTTTTTTCTTCCTTTCATGTGCTATACCCTGTTGTTCGAATCCCTGCTCGAAGGGCAGACCCCGGGCAAAAGGCTGCTGCGGATCAAGGTCGTTAAAATCGATGGTTACCAGGCGTCATTCCCGGATTACCTGATACGCTGGTTCCTGCGCATTGCAGATATCAACATGCTGGGAGGTATTGTTGCACTGGTAAGTATTGCTATGAGTAATAAAAGCCAGAGGTTGGGCGATATGACAGCGGGAACATCGGTAATCAGCTTAAAGAACAACGTCACTATAGATCATACGATACTGGAAAATATTCAGGAAGGATATCAACCCGTATATCCGACAGTTATCCGGTTGTCTGATAATGATGTGCGGATCATCAAGGAAACTTTTTTGGCCGCAAAAAAGTCGCGTGACAAGAATATTATGCTTAAATTAAAAATTAAAATAGAGGAGGTCATACAGGCAAAAGCGGAAGAAGCCGATGTAAATTCTTTTATAGACCGGGTGCTGAAGGATTATAACTATTTTACGCAGAAAATGTAA
- a CDS encoding DUF5723 family protein, with translation MFAISVSGQNMPVLYDFTEIPQSLLMNPAAEVNNRWYAGVPLLSGIRADFGSNGFSAYDLFADNDVSFNDKVSDLVFRLSSTDAVMVNQQLEIFNVGFKNNWRGKYYFSFGMYQETDVFTYWPEDLVILAYEGNRDYIGRKFDFSHLNASAEMLTVLHFGVRKKVNERLYVGARAKLYSGMINFNTTKNSGYFVTETGEENFYNHRVVSDAVLHTSGYASLREIEADGNEVREGWKELRSRALFSGNMGLGLDIGFTYHPDKHWTVTGSVRDIGFIRYTEDVESYRLKGSYELEGIDLIFPSIIDNSGEVRDYWQNLRDEIEEQLPYDTLHNKYTTWRPLKINASVSYDFGIKRNRKRYYLTDYETLVNTVGAQLFIVNRPGGPLPSLTGFYERKFTDFLDARVTYTVDKFSWSNIGVGLSSRVGNVNFYVLANNVPAFADLAKAHYASVQFGFNYIFPHSGAPY, from the coding sequence ATGTTCGCGATTTCGGTTTCGGGTCAGAACATGCCGGTTCTTTACGATTTTACCGAAATACCGCAATCACTGCTTATGAATCCCGCTGCGGAAGTAAATAACCGTTGGTATGCCGGAGTGCCTTTGCTTTCCGGAATTCGTGCCGATTTCGGTTCAAACGGTTTCTCCGCTTATGACCTTTTTGCCGACAATGATGTGAGTTTTAACGATAAGGTGAGCGACCTGGTATTCCGGTTATCGTCCACAGATGCGGTAATGGTAAACCAGCAACTCGAAATTTTCAATGTGGGTTTTAAGAACAACTGGCGGGGGAAGTACTATTTTTCCTTTGGCATGTACCAGGAAACCGACGTATTTACCTATTGGCCGGAAGATCTTGTCATACTGGCCTATGAAGGCAACAGGGATTACATAGGCAGGAAGTTTGATTTCAGCCATCTCAATGCCTCTGCCGAAATGCTTACCGTATTGCATTTCGGTGTACGGAAAAAAGTTAATGAACGGTTGTATGTCGGGGCACGTGCCAAACTGTATTCCGGAATGATCAATTTTAATACCACCAAAAACTCGGGATATTTTGTCACGGAAACGGGAGAAGAGAATTTCTATAACCACCGTGTGGTTTCCGATGCTGTTTTACATACTTCCGGTTATGCCTCGTTACGCGAAATAGAGGCCGATGGCAACGAAGTCCGTGAGGGTTGGAAGGAACTGAGAAGCCGGGCCCTGTTCAGCGGGAACATGGGCCTTGGGCTGGATATAGGTTTCACATACCATCCGGACAAGCATTGGACGGTTACCGGGAGTGTCCGGGATATCGGCTTTATACGGTATACGGAGGACGTGGAGTCTTACCGGTTAAAGGGAAGCTATGAACTGGAGGGGATAGACCTTATTTTTCCTTCCATTATTGACAATTCAGGAGAGGTGAGGGATTACTGGCAGAACCTTAGGGATGAAATAGAAGAACAACTGCCTTACGATACGCTTCACAATAAATACACCACCTGGCGACCGCTTAAAATAAACGCTTCGGTAAGTTACGATTTCGGGATAAAGCGGAACAGGAAACGGTATTATCTCACGGATTACGAAACTCTGGTGAATACGGTAGGCGCACAGTTGTTCATTGTAAACAGGCCGGGAGGCCCGCTCCCTTCCCTTACCGGGTTTTACGAAAGGAAATTCACCGACTTTCTGGATGCCAGGGTTACTTATACCGTAGACAAATTTTCATGGAGTAATATAGGTGTTGGCCTGTCTTCCCGGGTAGGAAATGTCAATTTCTATGTGCTGGCAAACAATGTGCCGGCCTTTGCCGATCTCGCAAAGGCCCATTACGCATCGGTGCAATTTGGTTTTAACTATATCTTTCCGCATTCGGGAGCGCCTTATTAA
- a CDS encoding polysaccharide deacetylase family protein has product MKHIFAKMLRTEVSITEKVEDFIAHSGPKITYTRQPLQNEFFIRSHDILFEQGITNIEISVQPWDDIPCFFPIGDKGSIPFDIFAASFYLLTRYEEYLPHVKDEHGRYPAKESLAWEHGFLEIPVVDCWVRKLAVALGKRFPEENFGKRKANYISVIDIAAAYAYRKKGIIRTLAGTALDLTGLRFNKVLERYLVLLGFKKDPYDYFDWLIEKHKTYGTDAVFFFLLGDYSAFDKNIPYNKGSFRTLIKSVADYHIVSLMMSYYAVNDPAQLKKERRRLIDIINRPVKRARARYNRLLVPETYKASVEAEFNEDYTMGYSSFPGFRAGTCTPFYFYDISYEIQLPLKVNSFCIQDSALLAFDDEREVREKMLELYGRVQEVGGDFVAVFSNERWTEAMTINLKEIYLWWIKYLAEETTGQPTADKKT; this is encoded by the coding sequence ATGAAGCATATCTTTGCGAAGATGCTTCGAACGGAGGTAAGCATAACCGAAAAAGTAGAGGACTTTATCGCCCACTCCGGTCCCAAGATCACGTATACCAGGCAGCCCTTACAAAATGAATTCTTTATCCGAAGTCACGATATCCTGTTTGAACAGGGAATAACCAATATAGAGATCAGCGTACAGCCCTGGGACGATATTCCCTGTTTTTTCCCCATAGGGGATAAGGGCAGTATCCCCTTTGATATTTTTGCTGCGAGTTTTTATCTTCTTACGCGTTATGAAGAGTACCTCCCCCACGTTAAGGATGAGCACGGAAGGTATCCGGCAAAGGAAAGCCTTGCCTGGGAACACGGGTTCCTCGAAATACCCGTGGTGGATTGCTGGGTAAGGAAACTTGCCGTAGCCCTGGGAAAACGGTTTCCGGAAGAGAATTTCGGGAAACGAAAGGCGAATTATATTTCTGTAATAGATATTGCCGCCGCCTATGCCTACCGGAAGAAAGGGATTATCCGTACCCTGGCCGGAACCGCACTGGACCTGACAGGCCTGCGCTTTAATAAAGTGCTGGAGCGGTACCTGGTGTTGCTCGGATTTAAAAAAGACCCTTATGATTATTTTGACTGGCTTATCGAAAAGCATAAAACATATGGCACCGATGCCGTTTTTTTCTTCCTGCTCGGCGATTATTCGGCATTCGACAAGAACATTCCCTACAACAAGGGATCGTTCCGGACATTGATTAAGTCGGTAGCCGATTATCATATCGTATCCCTTATGATGTCCTATTATGCCGTAAACGACCCTGCACAGCTCAAAAAGGAGAGGAGGCGCCTCATAGATATCATCAACCGGCCTGTAAAAAGGGCCCGGGCCCGGTACAACCGCCTGTTAGTGCCGGAAACATACAAGGCATCGGTGGAAGCGGAATTTAATGAAGACTATACGATGGGATATTCCAGTTTCCCGGGGTTTCGGGCGGGGACCTGTACGCCCTTTTACTTTTATGATATAAGTTACGAAATACAGTTGCCGCTCAAGGTCAATTCGTTCTGTATTCAGGACTCTGCATTGCTGGCATTTGATGATGAAAGGGAGGTCCGGGAAAAAATGCTGGAACTTTATGGTCGTGTACAGGAGGTAGGCGGAGATTTTGTTGCTGTCTTTTCCAATGAAAGATGGACGGAGGCGATGACAATAAACCTTAAAGAAATATACCTCTGGTGGATAAAATACCTTGCGGAGGAAACCACAGGGCAACCAACAGCTGATAAAAAAACATAA
- a CDS encoding nuclear transport factor 2 family protein, translating into MEKKMPVPPFTEETARQKVKMAQDAWNSKDPVKVSKAYTVDSKWRNRDEMFSGREEIVRFLTRKWNRELDYKLEKEYWAHTENRIAVRFEYEYRNEDNKWYRAYGNEMWEFDENGLMCKRFASINDLPIREGDRKL; encoded by the coding sequence ATGGAAAAGAAAATGCCCGTACCGCCTTTTACCGAAGAAACGGCAAGACAAAAAGTAAAAATGGCTCAGGATGCCTGGAACAGTAAAGACCCGGTAAAGGTGAGCAAGGCCTATACTGTTGACAGCAAATGGCGAAACCGGGATGAAATGTTCAGTGGACGGGAAGAGATCGTCCGTTTTTTAACCCGGAAATGGAACAGGGAGCTCGACTATAAACTGGAAAAGGAATACTGGGCCCACACCGAAAACCGTATTGCCGTACGTTTTGAATATGAGTACAGGAACGAGGATAACAAGTGGTACCGGGCCTATGGCAACGAAATGTGGGAATTTGATGAAAACGGACTGATGTGTAAACGGTTTGCCAGTATTAATGACTTACCCATCCGTGAAGGAGACCGGAAATTATAG
- the radC gene encoding RadC family protein → MEKPASFSIKKWKEDDRPREKLSQKGKEILTDAELIAILIGSGNREESAVGLSKRILSAANNNLNELGKFSLKQLRTFKGVGDAKAVTIAAALELGRRRRVEEALERIKITHSKSVFELMQPVIGELPHEEFWIIYLNNSHKVIQYAQLSKGGITGTLVDIRLAMKNALEFGATAIVLVHNHPSGALSPSEADRQLTRKLKVASESLDIKVLDHLIITENTYFSFADHRIL, encoded by the coding sequence ATGGAAAAACCGGCTTCCTTTTCCATCAAGAAATGGAAAGAAGATGACAGGCCAAGAGAAAAGCTTTCACAAAAAGGCAAGGAAATATTGACCGATGCCGAATTGATAGCCATTCTGATTGGTAGCGGCAACAGAGAAGAAAGCGCCGTGGGGCTGTCCAAACGCATATTATCTGCTGCAAACAACAACCTCAATGAACTGGGGAAATTCTCCCTGAAACAACTCAGGACCTTTAAAGGTGTAGGCGATGCCAAGGCCGTAACAATCGCGGCAGCACTGGAACTGGGAAGGAGAAGGAGGGTTGAAGAAGCCCTGGAACGCATTAAGATAACCCACAGCAAGTCGGTATTCGAACTTATGCAACCCGTTATCGGTGAACTACCACATGAAGAGTTCTGGATCATTTATCTCAACAATTCCCATAAGGTTATACAATATGCACAACTCAGCAAGGGAGGAATAACCGGGACCCTGGTCGATATACGCCTTGCTATGAAAAATGCACTTGAATTCGGGGCTACTGCCATTGTACTGGTACATAACCATCCGTCCGGGGCCCTGTCACCCAGTGAGGCAGACCGGCAATTAACACGAAAGCTAAAGGTAGCTTCCGAAAGCCTGGATATTAAGGTGCTGGATCATTTGATCATTACGGAAAATACCTATTTCAGTTTTGCAGACCACAGGATATTGTGA
- a CDS encoding DUF4350 domain-containing protein has protein sequence MNNSIKLYTGLLIVLVVVVAVFELSQPEPVDWRPTFNETHTRPYGLKVFYNELRTAFKDSVRDVKKSPYEFLNPLYNPESLTYDFNRNYIYINREYLPDEVSTKELLYYAAAGNTVFIASERMPDMLQDSLGFSTAYDFSPGKKGRISLANPHVKQDSVSVDDGRSGSYFQELDSLNTTVLGYQDFGKRHINFVKIEYGSGYFLLHTHPYIFTNYYLLKGNNYRYAEDILAYLDRDSVFFDSRDRRQLGNSPLRYILTQPPLRWAWFIGLVTLLVFMIFNAKRKQRIVRVLSPLQNTTVAFIKTIGNLYYETKDHTNLVDKKITYFLEKIRKDYYLETTDLNDKFVHTLAAKTGKDKAMIKKLIDLVLRLQSRPECTEQDLLQLNRAIEKFYAGNNVRKEK, from the coding sequence ATGAACAACAGCATTAAACTATATACAGGACTCCTGATCGTGCTGGTGGTCGTGGTAGCGGTTTTCGAGCTGTCACAACCGGAACCGGTGGACTGGAGGCCTACGTTCAACGAAACACATACCAGACCTTATGGCCTCAAGGTGTTTTACAACGAGTTACGCACTGCTTTCAAAGACAGTGTCCGGGATGTCAAAAAATCGCCTTACGAATTCCTGAACCCCTTGTACAATCCGGAAAGCCTGACTTATGACTTCAACCGGAATTACATCTACATCAACCGGGAATACCTGCCGGATGAAGTTTCTACAAAAGAACTCCTTTACTATGCTGCTGCGGGTAATACGGTATTTATTGCTTCGGAAAGGATGCCGGACATGCTACAGGACTCCCTCGGGTTTTCTACGGCATATGACTTCAGTCCCGGGAAAAAAGGCCGTATCAGCCTTGCTAATCCTCATGTAAAACAGGATTCCGTTTCCGTGGACGACGGTAGGTCAGGTTCCTATTTTCAGGAACTGGACTCGTTAAACACCACTGTGCTGGGATATCAGGATTTCGGGAAGAGGCATATTAATTTTGTAAAAATAGAATATGGCAGCGGATATTTTCTGCTCCATACCCATCCTTATATTTTCACCAACTATTACCTGCTTAAAGGCAACAATTACCGTTATGCAGAAGACATCCTGGCTTATCTCGACCGGGATTCCGTATTCTTCGATTCCAGGGACCGCAGGCAACTCGGAAATTCGCCGCTCCGTTATATCCTGACCCAACCCCCGTTGCGATGGGCATGGTTTATCGGGCTGGTTACCCTGCTGGTGTTTATGATCTTCAATGCCAAGCGGAAACAACGGATAGTACGGGTATTATCGCCTTTGCAAAATACAACGGTAGCTTTTATAAAAACCATCGGTAACCTCTATTACGAAACCAAAGACCACACCAACCTCGTCGATAAAAAGATTACCTATTTCCTGGAGAAAATAAGGAAGGACTATTATTTGGAAACCACTGATTTAAACGATAAATTCGTTCATACCCTGGCCGCAAAAACAGGTAAGGACAAAGCCATGATCAAAAAACTTATTGATCTGGTATTGCGGCTTCAGTCCAGGCCGGAATGTACGGAACAGGACCTTTTACAACTCAACCGGGCGATAGAAAAATTTTATGCCGGGAATAACGTAAGAAAAGAAAAATAA
- a CDS encoding aminotransferase class V-fold PLP-dependent enzyme produces the protein MSPLLHSVDQAGSKGIRLRGNPWELKPKDWFDPAEELRTLFSGIVNGNKDQVALIPSVSYGMAIAANNISPEPGQKMVVLAQQYPSNIYAWTELAKRSGAKVVAVERLPEQTWTGAVLSAIDNNTCLVAVPNCHWTDGTILDLEQIGARVRETGSKLVIDGSQSLGAYPLDVQKIKPDFLVTVGYKWLLGPYGLGYLYADKKYTESGQPIEFSWLNKKESENFAGLVDYKDAYRPGARRFDVGEFSSTIHIPMAVSALSQILDWGVENIRDTITVLTDTIEKRAVASGYETVKKQDRVNHLIGIRVPDKKSAVLKNELPANNIHVSFRGNSMRIAPHIYNDVADIDRLFAFL, from the coding sequence ATGTCACCCTTATTGCACAGTGTGGACCAGGCGGGATCGAAAGGGATACGACTTCGCGGGAATCCGTGGGAACTAAAGCCCAAAGACTGGTTTGACCCGGCGGAGGAACTCCGTACCCTGTTTTCCGGGATCGTCAACGGCAATAAAGACCAGGTAGCGCTGATCCCGTCGGTAAGTTATGGTATGGCCATAGCTGCAAATAATATTTCGCCTGAACCGGGGCAAAAGATGGTGGTTTTGGCGCAACAATATCCGTCCAATATTTATGCCTGGACAGAACTGGCAAAGCGTTCAGGGGCGAAAGTCGTTGCCGTGGAGCGGCTTCCGGAACAAACCTGGACCGGGGCAGTATTGAGCGCGATCGATAACAATACCTGTCTTGTAGCCGTTCCCAACTGTCACTGGACGGACGGTACCATACTGGACCTGGAACAGATCGGTGCCAGGGTAAGAGAAACGGGCAGTAAACTGGTGATTGACGGAAGTCAGTCACTCGGGGCCTATCCGCTGGACGTTCAGAAGATAAAACCCGATTTTTTGGTCACCGTAGGATATAAATGGTTGCTGGGACCTTACGGACTGGGATATCTTTATGCGGACAAAAAATATACGGAAAGCGGGCAGCCCATAGAATTTTCCTGGCTTAACAAAAAGGAAAGCGAAAATTTTGCCGGGCTGGTAGACTATAAAGATGCATACCGGCCGGGAGCAAGAAGGTTTGATGTCGGGGAATTTTCGAGTACCATCCATATCCCGATGGCAGTTTCGGCCCTCTCACAAATACTCGACTGGGGTGTAGAGAATATCAGGGACACGATTACCGTATTAACGGACACCATAGAAAAAAGAGCAGTTGCATCGGGATATGAAACCGTGAAAAAGCAGGATCGGGTGAACCATTTGATCGGGATAAGGGTCCCGGATAAAAAATCCGCTGTCCTGAAAAATGAGTTGCCCGCAAATAACATTCATGTCAGTTTCAGAGGAAACAGTATGCGTATAGCCCCTCACATTTATAATGATGTAGCAGATATCGACAGGTTGTTTGCCTTTTTGTAG
- a CDS encoding DUF4129 domain-containing protein, producing MKKYLLLHIFCLFLSLVSFSQETGDSLRIDTSPLEKRAFSPEFREKYNGPEYQYESTVQSGWFTRFKEWLIQFLADLFRLESRQKASNIADIFLQVFYVLLVLTVIFFIVRAIMNREGQWAFRKSSDRKIITARDIENNIHITDFNKLISDAVADNHYREAIRYYYLWLLKELSGKELIIYDAEKTNTDYLRELKDHKLQSEFGYASYLYNYIWYGEFTIDHEQYNNAAGTFSALIKSVKV from the coding sequence TTGAAGAAGTACCTGTTATTACATATCTTTTGTTTGTTCCTTTCACTGGTGTCTTTTTCACAGGAAACCGGAGACAGTCTTCGCATCGACACTTCTCCCCTGGAAAAAAGGGCTTTTTCACCGGAATTCAGGGAAAAGTATAACGGTCCAGAATATCAATACGAAAGTACGGTACAAAGCGGCTGGTTTACTCGGTTCAAGGAATGGCTTATTCAATTCCTCGCCGATCTCTTCCGGCTTGAATCCAGACAAAAGGCTTCGAACATTGCCGATATTTTCCTGCAGGTATTTTACGTGCTTCTCGTACTCACGGTGATTTTCTTTATTGTCCGTGCCATCATGAACAGGGAAGGCCAGTGGGCTTTCCGCAAATCATCCGACCGGAAGATTATTACTGCCAGGGATATTGAAAACAACATTCACATTACCGATTTTAACAAACTTATCAGTGATGCCGTTGCCGACAACCACTACCGGGAAGCCATAAGGTATTACTACCTGTGGCTGCTCAAGGAATTATCAGGAAAAGAACTCATCATATACGATGCGGAGAAGACCAATACGGATTACCTCCGGGAACTGAAAGACCACAAACTGCAGTCGGAATTTGGTTATGCTTCTTACCTGTACAATTACATATGGTACGGAGAATTTACCATAGACCACGAACAGTACAATAACGCCGCCGGTACATTTTCGGCCCTGATAAAATCCGTGAAGGTATGA